The following nucleotide sequence is from Sphaeramia orbicularis chromosome 24, fSphaOr1.1, whole genome shotgun sequence.
aaacaggttgggaaccactgagttaaagcaataaaagtttgaaacactgttgttattttcaccactggacacagcgctaaattaaaaaaaaaatggagtttgatgcagAAATCATAGAATTTCTTCTGCATGGGTGAGTTTAATTGTTAGACTTATGAAGATAAAGAATTATTATGTGACATTATTTTCTTTGCTAAGATGTCCGTTTCTtaatccacggttcagactaaactgtgaaagTTCTGTCCTTATTTGGCCAATTCCAAACAAATCTTTAATGCAGCTATTGACAAAagaaaccgaacagaaaacagaggtgatttgtggtttttacAGTTGCTGttttatgtgcaaaaacaaagctaagctaacagaactataatgtaaactatcagcaacATGAAGATGATAATATATGACTGTTAGAATAATCACCTATATCATGATTTAGTTGAAGAACAAAACTTGattataccataatacagatgtgtgtaaacaatgagctttgtaCTTTactcagtgactgatacagtctgtggaaacaAAGTGCTgagtcattggtggttttggtagaactcaGTGTGTTCTGGAACGAGGCTCCCTCTGCTGTTAGGAGTTTATAATATCAATACAACACATAAGTTTACTGTAAGCAGCTGATCATACTCTCACCTGAAGACTGAGGCCTGAAGGGAAACAGGTGAATATTTCCAGTGTTTTTGTCTTCTACTTTGCACGTGAACGACTCGGTGTCGAttgactttttaaatgtgacTGTAGACCAGCAGATGTCCTGTGATAACcatatgtttttgttatttttggtcACTTCATTTTCCTCATATAGCCACTTCACTGGATGTGTGCATTGTACATATGTCGACACACTGCAGGTCAGCTCAATCTTTTCATCAACTTCTTGCTTATTtactgaaatacaggaaaatcataAAACACATATTACATTCATCCAACTTAACCTCAACATTGTTTGGAAGCATGTTGCTGAATATATTCACTGAAATTCTTCTAGATTCTACAGCATTTATGTTCCAGGTCCTTCAGACGACAATAACTTCAAAATTATAATTACTTAACATGCTTTGTCTTGTTGTACTTTAAGATAAATTGCACAGTTCTATTATAGATGTACATACATAATATACAATACATCCAATTTTGATCATTGTTTTTAaactttcctttttcctttttgtctgtTTGACTATTATTTCAGGACCTCCATCAAAAACAAGAAGGCTCATTTCAAGATGTTTATCCTAACAAAGAAAGTTGTTACTACATTATATATTGGTGTGTTGCAGTATTTTCATGTAATAACATAGCTGAATAAATAGTAATGAGAAAGCTACTCACTGCTAACAACTGACAGCCAATTCTCAGTATATTCAACTTGCTGATGTCTGTTCTTCTGACAGTGATAGAGGCCGGCATCATTAGGTTCGACCTCCTTTATAACCAGAGAGCAGTTTGCTGTCATTCTTAGTCTGTCTGTTGTAACTTTTCCATTACTTTTAATCTGACCACGTTGGACCAGTTCTGTTCTGTAAGTGTCCTGAGTGAAAAAAAAGGTAATCTGACCACAGTCATGCACATTCAGATTTGCACAGGACAACATGGCGTCATCTCCTCTTCTGACAACAGATGAAATTTTTCCAGCTGCCACTGTTGAGAGAAaaattttacagtaaaaacaaaaagtcaTGTTCCGGTCAGGTGTAGTGTTAGAATGATTCTGTCCTTGATAGCAACTGACATGTCCTggataaataaaatacacaactATTACTctatacaggggtgtcaaactcattttagttcagggccacattcagcccaatatgatctgaaatggtccagaccagaaaaataataacagtgaaaaaggttaaaaaacaaacaaacaaacaaaaaaaaccattatgaatatgtttacatctgcaacgtttccttaaaaatctgaataacaagaacctgaaatgtcttaagaaaaataaatgcaattttattatGCCTAAGTTTACcagttacacatgtgcattacaacttgcactacaattacaaatacacaaaacatttagtaacaggtagaatataggtaaaattgcacttattcctcttaaggcacttcgtgttgttcatatttgttcaggctgttcacatttttgtaaatgaatagtttgtaaatgtaaatattttcatgaaattttacttttgtacagtaaaataaagacaaaattagcagttttcattatttataggttgttatgatagtattttactggtctgatccactttagatcatattggtctgaatgtggaatctgaactaaaatgattttaacacccttgtttgttcatatcttcagtgtaagtttgcatttcacaaattcattataTATGGAATCATTATTTATGACTGAAAACTCAGCAATGGTAGATTGAATATAtggaacaaaaatgtgaatataaataaatatgtaatgacgcttcaaaggaaaaaaaaaaggctgaaattTGAAA
It contains:
- the LOC115415496 gene encoding uncharacterized protein LOC115415496 encodes the protein MMVENKQIKMSFSLLLMLQITVAAGKISSVVRRGDDAMLSCANLNVHDCGQITFFFTQDTYRTELVQRGQIKSNGKVTTDRLRMTANCSLVIKEVEPNDAGLYHCQKNRHQQVEYTENWLSVVSINKQEVDEKIELTCSVSTYVQCTHPVKWLYEENEVTKNNKNIWLSQDICWSTVTFKKSIDTESFTCKVEDKNTGNIHLFPFRPQSSGGDTTTTASTTTKTTQGSKSQTTSSATDGISHSPITRFNWWWYIAVAVGLLVLLVIVIVVIKWRRNKGSKKQKNSSVAVSLDTAEFPFSAENIQEPVDPENGICYASVNYTKRTKSKKQVPDMDDAEETVTYSTVKCSRSSGVASTDLNDLYASVKK